The following are from one region of the Choloepus didactylus isolate mChoDid1 chromosome 11 unlocalized genomic scaffold, mChoDid1.pri SUPER_11_unloc1, whole genome shotgun sequence genome:
- the LOC119524375 gene encoding uncharacterized protein LOC119524375 isoform X2 produces the protein MRIKAPRLCQELRLCRRSGLSPGRPSSTLWAHPSSRFPEKWRQDPAQSSSDCCEDGPSMQTSGHPRDVKKKMASWWQEHAGVPRDLGALISNANPMGGLEPLSRRPLSRNRSLQDLAPPTRARPWGRGPRPPALQWLQVPVGNVP, from the exons ATGAGGATAAAGGCTCCCCGACTGTGCCAGGAGCTAAGATTGTGCAGACGCTCAGGCTTGAGCCCAGGCAGA CCTTCTTCCACACTATGGGCTCATCCAAGTTCCAGATTCCCAGAGAAGTGGAGACAGGACCCTGCTCAGTCCTCGTCAGACTGCTGTGAGGATGGACCCAGCATGCAGACCTCTGGGCATCCCAG GGATGTCAAGAAGAAAATGGCCTCATGGTGGCAGGAACATGCAGGGGTCCCCCGGGATTTAGGGGCTCTCATTTCCAACGCAAATCCCATGGGAGGGCTTGAGCCCTTGTCAAGGAG ACCTCTTTCCAGGAACCGGTCGTTGCAGGACCTGGCCCCGCCCACGCGTGCACGCCCCTGGGGGCGGGGCCCCCGCCCTCCAGCCCTCCAATGGCTCCAGGTGCCAGTTGGGAACGTTCCCTGA